The following proteins are encoded in a genomic region of Prionailurus viverrinus isolate Anna chromosome E3, UM_Priviv_1.0, whole genome shotgun sequence:
- the LFNG gene encoding beta-1,3-N-acetylglucosaminyltransferase lunatic fringe produces MLKRCGRRLLLALAGALLACLLVLTADPPPPPVPAERGRRALRSLAGPAGAAPAPGLEAAAAAAAPAALAREVHSLSEYFSLLTRARRDAGPPPGGAPRPADGHPPPPAEPLAPHDVFIAVKTTRKFHRARLDLLLETWISRHKQMTFIFTDGEDEALARRTGNVVNTNCSAAHSRQALSCKMAVEFDHFMESGRKWFCHVDDDNYVNVRALLRLLASYPHTQDVYIGKPSLDRPIQATERVSENTMRPVHFWFATGGAGFCISRGLALKMSPWASRGHFMNTAERIRLPDDCTIGYIVEALLGVPLIRSGLFHSHLENLQQVPASELHEQVTLSYGMFENKRNAIHVKGPFSVEADPSRFRSIHCHLYPDTPWCPHTSIF; encoded by the exons ATGCTCAAGCGCTGCGGCCGACGCCTGCTGCTGGCGCTGGCGGGCGCGCTGCTCGCCTGCCTGCTGGTGCTCACGGCggacccgcccccgcccccggtgCCCGCCGAGCGCGGCCGGCGAGCGCTGCGCAGCCTGGCGGGCCCCGCGGGGGCGGCCCCGGCTCCCGGGctggaggcggcggcggcggcggcggctcccgCTGCGCTCGCCCGCGAGGTGCACAGTCTGTCCGAGTACTTCAGCCTGCTGACCCGCGCGCGCAGAGACGCGGGCCCGCCGCCCGggggcgccccccgccccgccgacGGCCACCCGCCGCCCCCAGCGGAGCCGCTGGCGCCCCACGACGTCTTCATCGCGGTCAAGACCACCAGAAAGTTTCACCGCGCGCGCCTCGACCTGCTGCTGGAGACCTGGATCTCGCGCCACAAGCAGATG ACGTTCATTTTCACCGACGGGGAGGATGAAGCCCTGGCCAGGCGCACCG GCAACGTGGTGAACACCAACTGCTCGGCTGCCCACAGCCGCCAGGCCCTGTCCTGCAAGATGGCCGTGGAGTTCGACCACTTCATGGAGTCCGGGAGGAA GTGGTTTTGTCACGTGGATGATGACAACTACGTCAACGTCAGGGCTTTGCTGCGGCTGCTGGCCAGCTACCCGCACACCCAGGACGTTTACATTGGCAAGCCCAGTCTGGACAGGCCCATCCAGGCCACCGAGAGGGTCAGCGAGAACACGATG CGTCCCGTCCACTTCTGGTTTGCCACCGGTGGGGCTGGCTTCTGCATCAGCCGGGGGCTGGCCCTGAAGATGAGCCCGTGGGCCAG CAGGGGCCACTTCATGAACACGGCCGAGCGCATCCGCTTGCCGGACGACTGCACCATCGGCTACATCGTGGAGGCCCTCCTGGGGGTGCCCCTCATCCGCAGCGGGCTCTTCCACTCCCACCTGGAGAACCTGCAGCAGGTGCCGGCCTCGGAGCTCCACGAGCAG GTGACCCTCAGCTACGGCATGTTTGAAAATAAGCGGAACGCCATCCACGTGAAGGGGCCCTTCTCCGTGGAGGCCGACCCGTCcag GTTCCGCTCCATCCACTGCCACCTGTACCCAGACACGCCCTGGTGTCCTCACACCAGCATCTTCTAG